CCAGCAGCGCCTCAACTGATTCAAGAATAGTGGTCTTGCCAGTGCCGTTCGTCCCCGCCAATATACTAATTGGCATGCTCGCTTCTGTAAGTGTGTCCAAAAACGATATCCTGCGCTGGCCTCGGAAGGAACGGAAGTCACGAAAAGTGATTTCACGGATGCGCATAGTCTGTTCTCTCCTATTTCACTGGGTTACAGACATTTTCAGCTCATGGCGTGTGGACCCCAGGCTGCCAGATGGAAATAATGAGTGTAAATACCCTTACGAAGTAAGTGAGCATTTCACACCTGCGGCAGGAACCGCCGCATCACCTCGATATTCTCCAGCGCCTTACCGGCGCCGATGGCCACGCAGGCGATGGGGTTTTCGGCCACGAAACAGGGCACGCCGGTCTCGCGAGTCAGCAGTTTGTCGATGTTGCGCAATTGGGCGCCGCCGCCAGTCAGCACCATGCCGCGGTCGATAATGTCGGCGGCCAGTTCGGGCGGCGTCTTCTCCAGCGTCTGTCGCACGGCGCCGACGATGGCCATCAACGGTTCCTCGATGGCGCCGGTGGCTTCGTCGGAGGTGACGGTGATGGTGCGCGGCAGCCCGGCCACCTGGTCGCGCCCGCGCACTTCCAGGGTCAGGGGGTCTTCCAGCGGCAGGGCCGAGCCGATCTGGATCTTGATCTCCTCCGCCGTCTGCTCGCCGATGATCAGGTTGTACTTCTTGCGCACGAAGTTGATGATGGCCTGGTCGATGCGGTTGCCGCCCACGCGCACACTGCTCCAAACGACGATGTCGTGCATCGCCACCACGGCCGCCTCGCTGGTGCCGCCGCCGATATCGACGA
The Caldilineales bacterium DNA segment above includes these coding regions:
- a CDS encoding rod shape-determining protein, coding for MFEKQIGIDLGTVNVLVYVRGKGVVLQEPSVVAISVRDNKIVAVGKDAAEMIGRVPESIEVSRPVRDGVIADYWVTEAMLRHFIRRVIGRNPMLRPQVMMSTPKGVTSVEQRAVYDAAIQAGAKEAYLIPEPQAAALGAGLPIHTPTGNMVVDIGGGTSEAAVVAMHDIVVWSSVRVGGNRIDQAIINFVRKKYNLIIGEQTAEEIKIQIGSALPLEDPLTLEVRGRDQVAGLPRTITVTSDEATGAIEEPLMAIVGAVRQTLEKTPPELAADIIDRGMVLTGGGAQLRNIDKLLTRETGVPCFVAENPIACVAIGAGKALENIEVMRRFLPQV